One genomic segment of Hordeum vulgare subsp. vulgare chromosome 2H, MorexV3_pseudomolecules_assembly, whole genome shotgun sequence includes these proteins:
- the LOC123430984 gene encoding GTPase activating protein 1-like: MLGHLVGLVKVRVTRGVNLAIRDLRSSDPYVVVRMGKQKLKTRVVRKSINPEWNDELTLSVEDPTVPVKLDVFDKDTFFDDPMGNAELDIGSLVEAARMRVQMQGVDGTVVKKLVPNRQNCLAEESAVYLSEGTVKQDVVLRLRNVECGEVELQLQWIDIPGSKAASGF, translated from the exons atgttggGGCATCTGGTTGGGCTGGTGAAGGTGCGGGTGACGCGCGGGGTGAACCTCGCCATCCGCGACCTCCGCTCCAGCGACCCCTACGTCGTCGTCCGCATGGGCAAGCAG AAGCTCAAGACGCGGGTGGTGAGGAAGAGCATCAATCCGGAGTGGAACGACGAGCTCACCCTCTCCGTCGAAGATCCCACTGTTCCTGTCAAACTG GACGTGTTCGACAAGGACACATTCTTCGACGACCCGATGGGGAACGCGGAGCTGGACATCGGGTCGCTGGTGGAGGCCGCGAGGATGCGGGTCCAGATGCAGGGGGTCGACGGCACCGTGGTGAAGAAGCTGGTGCCCAACCGGCAGAACTGCCTCGCCGAGGAGAGCGCGGTGTACCTGTCCGAGGGCACGGTGAAGCAGGACGTGGTGCTCAGGCTCAGGAACGTCGAGTGCGGGGAGGTCGAGCTCCAGCTCCAGTGGATCGACATCCCCGGCTCCAAGGCCGCGTCAGGCTTCTAA